GGAGTTATAATCCCTTTTTTTTAGACCTGAAACCAGTGCTTTGTGTGTTAATGGCCTCTTCAACCAAATCATTAAAGTTGCCTTTTGCGCGGATCATCACCAAGTCTTCGTCATCAGCAACCACGACGTACAAATCCCTCACGTTGCCATATTTTTCTTTGTACAACATCCAAACATTGCTACCTTCATCACGGACGCTAAGGGCTGTTTGCCACCCGTGATCTTGAAGGTTGCGCAGGGCTGTGGGCATACGGAGGTTTTCATTTTGGGACTGTCCCCTGAACTCATAAACGCGCACGTAAGCACGGTGAAAATGGCGCATAATCCTGCTGGCGTCCCATGCGTCGTCATCGTCGGTCAAGGAAATAATCCAACGCGCTAAGCCAATAAGGGCTGGGCCTGCGTGTACACCCACAATTTTTTGATAATGCCCGCCTTCTTGTTGTCGTTCTAAATCCCATCGGACTTGTTGCATGTGGGAAGCGCCTAAGCAACTTGAAAGTACGGGAGATAAAACAAATAAAAATAATACTTTATGTCTCATGGTCTAAAGGCATTATTTAATGGTTAATGTCAAGAGTGGTGTTTTTTTGATCGTAGGAAACGCGAACTTTTACATTTCCGTTTACCCATTCTTGCATATGGATATTGGGTTGCGCCTTTAAGCGAACAACAGGCAAAGCCATATCCGAGAAGAAGTCTGAGACTTGGTAAA
The nucleotide sequence above comes from Rhodothermia bacterium. Encoded proteins:
- a CDS encoding DUF4252 domain-containing protein; translation: MQQVRWDLERQQEGGHYQKIVGVHAGPALIGLARWIISLTDDDDAWDASRIMRHFHRAYVRVYEFRGQSQNENLRMPTALRNLQDHGWQTALSVRDEGSNVWMLYKEKYGNVRDLYVVVADDEDLVMIRAKGNFNDLVEEAINTQSTGFRSKKKGL